From one Rhodothermales bacterium genomic stretch:
- a CDS encoding pyrroloquinoline quinone-dependent dehydrogenase, whose translation MTAKYALAACLPIAALAIGCSSPSPAQPEDWPVYRGDAGSQGFSSLAQIDTSNVARLELAWTFEPPGDERLTIECNPIVIDGVLYALSPGLRAFALDAATGAMRWFFDPDDYGVRPWNGQPHGRGLTYWADGTDRRLFYVAGGRLFALDAGTGRPVPSFGENGSVDFKVGIDRDLGSRSMSATSPGAIFEDLLIIGSSSGDGILNVPPGDIRAFNVRTGALAWVFRTVPRPGEYGYDTWSPDAWKHVGGVNNWSGMSLDPERGVVYVPTGSATYDHNGSDRIGVNLFANTLLALDARTGERIWHFQAVHHDLWDYDLPSAPTLVDLRIDGQLRPALAQTTKMGHLFVLDRVTGEPIFPVEERPVPQSAIPGEQSWPTQPFPTKPPAYARQGFTEADITDLTPEATADIKARLFDRYGPSVLFQPPTVDGAIYSPQFNGGTDWGGGAVNPATGMFFVNASNEPETMTMQPAPANANHDFDWVADGHIEVYDPEGFPISKRPWGTMNGIDLNAGEIVWQVPLGTYPELEARGLPPTGTFNIGGPIATAGGLVFIGATRDERIRAFHQRTGEVLWEYQLPAGGYATPATYAVDGRQYVVIAAGGGGKAGTKQGNAYLAFALPEAP comes from the coding sequence ATGACTGCGAAGTACGCCCTCGCCGCATGCCTCCCGATCGCCGCCCTCGCGATCGGATGCTCCTCGCCCTCGCCGGCGCAACCCGAAGATTGGCCCGTCTACCGCGGCGACGCCGGCTCGCAGGGTTTCTCTTCGCTGGCCCAGATCGACACGAGTAACGTCGCCCGGCTCGAGCTGGCCTGGACCTTCGAGCCGCCCGGCGACGAGCGTCTCACCATCGAATGCAATCCCATCGTCATCGACGGCGTGCTCTACGCGCTGTCGCCCGGTCTGCGCGCCTTCGCGCTCGACGCGGCCACGGGGGCGATGCGCTGGTTTTTCGATCCGGACGACTACGGGGTCCGCCCCTGGAACGGGCAGCCGCACGGCCGCGGACTGACGTACTGGGCCGACGGCACCGACCGCCGGCTCTTTTATGTCGCGGGGGGGCGGCTTTTTGCGCTCGACGCGGGGACCGGCCGGCCCGTCCCGTCGTTCGGCGAAAACGGCTCGGTGGACTTTAAAGTCGGGATCGACCGCGACCTCGGCAGCCGCTCCATGAGCGCCACCTCGCCCGGGGCGATCTTCGAGGACCTGCTCATCATCGGGTCGTCCTCCGGCGACGGCATCCTCAACGTTCCGCCCGGCGATATCCGCGCCTTCAATGTCCGCACCGGCGCGCTCGCCTGGGTCTTTCGTACCGTCCCCCGGCCGGGCGAATACGGGTACGACACGTGGTCGCCCGACGCGTGGAAGCACGTCGGCGGCGTCAACAACTGGAGCGGGATGAGCCTCGATCCCGAGCGGGGCGTCGTCTACGTCCCGACCGGCTCGGCCACGTACGACCACAACGGGTCGGACCGGATCGGCGTCAACCTCTTCGCCAACACCCTGCTCGCCCTCGACGCGCGGACCGGGGAGCGCATCTGGCACTTTCAGGCCGTGCATCACGATCTGTGGGACTACGACCTCCCGTCGGCGCCCACCCTCGTCGATCTCCGGATCGACGGGCAGCTGCGGCCGGCGCTGGCGCAAACCACCAAGATGGGGCACCTTTTTGTGCTCGACCGGGTAACCGGCGAGCCCATCTTCCCCGTCGAGGAACGCCCCGTGCCGCAGTCGGCCATCCCCGGCGAGCAGTCCTGGCCGACGCAGCCGTTCCCGACGAAGCCGCCGGCCTATGCCAGACAGGGCTTCACCGAGGCCGACATCACCGATCTCACCCCCGAAGCCACGGCGGACATCAAGGCGCGCCTGTTCGACCGGTACGGTCCTTCCGTGCTCTTCCAGCCGCCCACGGTGGACGGCGCCATCTATTCGCCGCAGTTCAACGGCGGCACCGACTGGGGCGGCGGGGCGGTGAACCCGGCGACCGGCATGTTTTTCGTCAACGCCAGCAACGAGCCCGAGACGATGACGATGCAGCCGGCGCCGGCCAACGCGAACCACGATTTCGACTGGGTGGCCGACGGGCACATCGAGGTGTACGATCCCGAGGGCTTTCCCATCTCCAAACGCCCCTGGGGGACGATGAACGGGATCGACCTCAACGCCGGCGAAATCGTGTGGCAGGTGCCGCTCGGCACCTACCCCGAACTCGAAGCCCGCGGCCTGCCGCCAACCGGCACCTTCAACATCGGCGGGCCGATCGCCACCGCCGGCGGGCTCGTGTTCATCGGCGCCACGCGCGACGAGCGCATCCGCGCGTTTCATCAACGCACCGGCGAGGTGCTCTGGGAGTACCAGCTGCCCGCCGGCGGCTACGCCACGCCGGCGACGTACGCGGTGGACGGCCGGCAGTACGTCGTTATCGCGGCCGGCGGCGGCGGGAAGGCGGGGACGAAGCAGGGCAACGCCTACCTGGCGTTCGCGCTGCCGGAAGCCCCTTAA
- a CDS encoding ABC transporter permease, with protein sequence MLKNYLKMAARRLRRELGLTFINTTGFAIGLTCCLLISLYVRHELSYDRYHEKADRIYRLTTIAGVSGSNTHFASAAPVMAAVLHAEFPEVEAAARVISGAEVVRVGDMRFREEHFYYADSTVFEVFSWNFIAGDPRTALDRPNDVVLTRTSARRYFGDANPVGRTLRARDTDYTVTAVIEDVPAPSHFRFDFLAALSSLSYSRSEDWLGNIDFKTYLVLAPGATPEALEAKLPGLIDRNVGGIIKRLGALFELELQPLTDIHLHSHLLNELEPNSNITYVYMFSAVAVIILLLACINFMNLSTARSVERAREVGMRKVLGAYRRELVIQFLAETLVLTLVASGLALGLVWLILPAFNGLVERDLSLGFAGNGTLLLTYLGVTLGIGVLAGSYPALFLSGFAPVRVLKGAFKTGLAGVWLRKGLVVFQFMVSATLIIGTFVVQRQLDYARSQELGFDKEQVIVLPLYQDSALMQRARSIKEEVLRQPGVRSATAANHYPGGPANDQVYFPEGKGLDESIHLWVYSVDADYLETLGMTLAEGRDFSDAFPGDSSALLVNQTALRQIGWDTAEGKRFYDFDGENFEEDRVAHPIIGVVEDFHLESFHEPIRPLVLRVDPGTPGQLLVRAESGHLPDVLSYLQRTWESTAINAPFTYSFLDQRFEQLYRTDERLGEIFGYFAGFAIFIACLGLFGLATFTAEQRIKEVGVRKVLGASVGSIVGLLSKDFLKLVGIAFAIAVPLAYFSMQRWLAGFAYHAEMGAGLFLITGALVVGIALATVSYHAVRAALADPVESLRCE encoded by the coding sequence ATGCTGAAGAACTACCTGAAAATGGCCGCCCGCCGGCTGCGGCGCGAGCTGGGTCTGACCTTCATCAACACCACCGGCTTCGCGATCGGGCTGACCTGCTGCCTCCTCATCAGCCTGTATGTGCGGCACGAGCTGAGTTACGACCGCTACCACGAGAAGGCCGACCGGATCTACCGCCTGACGACGATAGCCGGCGTCTCGGGGTCGAACACCCACTTCGCCAGCGCCGCCCCGGTCATGGCGGCCGTGTTGCACGCCGAGTTTCCCGAGGTGGAGGCCGCGGCGCGCGTCATCAGCGGCGCGGAGGTGGTGCGCGTGGGCGACATGCGGTTTCGGGAGGAGCATTTCTACTACGCGGACTCCACCGTTTTCGAGGTATTCAGCTGGAACTTCATCGCCGGCGACCCCCGGACGGCGCTCGATCGCCCGAACGATGTCGTTCTGACGCGCACGTCCGCCAGGCGGTACTTCGGCGACGCCAATCCAGTCGGCCGGACCCTCCGTGCCCGGGATACGGACTACACCGTGACGGCCGTCATCGAGGATGTCCCCGCCCCTTCCCACTTCCGGTTCGATTTCCTCGCCGCGCTCTCGTCGCTGTCCTACAGCCGGAGCGAGGACTGGCTCGGGAATATCGATTTCAAGACCTACCTCGTGCTGGCGCCGGGCGCCACGCCCGAGGCGCTCGAAGCCAAGCTGCCGGGGCTGATCGATCGCAACGTCGGCGGGATCATCAAACGGCTCGGTGCGCTCTTCGAGCTGGAGCTGCAGCCGCTGACGGACATCCACCTCCACTCGCACCTGCTGAACGAACTGGAGCCCAACAGCAACATCACCTACGTGTACATGTTTTCGGCGGTCGCCGTCATCATCCTGCTGCTCGCCTGCATCAACTTCATGAACCTGTCTACCGCGCGCTCCGTCGAGCGTGCGCGAGAGGTGGGCATGCGCAAGGTGCTGGGCGCCTATCGGCGCGAGCTGGTGATCCAGTTCCTGGCGGAAACCCTCGTGCTGACGCTCGTCGCGTCCGGCCTCGCGCTGGGGCTGGTCTGGCTGATCCTGCCGGCGTTCAACGGGCTCGTGGAGCGGGATCTATCCCTCGGTTTTGCGGGCAACGGAACGCTGCTCTTGACCTACCTCGGCGTCACATTGGGGATCGGCGTGCTGGCCGGGAGTTATCCCGCGCTGTTCCTCTCCGGCTTCGCGCCGGTGCGGGTGCTGAAGGGCGCGTTCAAGACCGGGCTGGCCGGCGTGTGGCTGCGAAAGGGGCTCGTCGTCTTCCAGTTCATGGTCTCGGCGACGCTCATCATCGGCACCTTCGTCGTGCAGCGGCAACTCGACTATGCTCGAAGCCAGGAGCTTGGTTTCGACAAGGAGCAGGTCATCGTATTGCCCCTCTACCAGGACAGCGCGCTCATGCAGCGCGCGCGGTCCATCAAGGAAGAGGTGCTGCGGCAGCCGGGCGTGCGGAGCGCCACGGCGGCTAACCATTACCCGGGAGGCCCGGCGAACGATCAGGTATACTTTCCCGAAGGCAAGGGGCTCGACGAAAGCATCCATCTGTGGGTGTATAGCGTGGATGCGGACTACCTCGAGACCCTGGGCATGACGCTGGCGGAGGGCCGCGACTTTTCCGACGCCTTTCCGGGGGATTCTTCGGCGCTGCTCGTCAACCAGACGGCCTTGCGCCAGATCGGGTGGGATACCGCGGAAGGCAAGCGATTCTACGACTTCGACGGGGAGAATTTCGAAGAGGATCGCGTCGCGCACCCCATCATCGGGGTGGTAGAGGACTTCCATCTGGAGTCCTTCCACGAGCCGATCCGCCCCCTCGTGCTACGCGTCGATCCCGGCACGCCGGGCCAGCTGCTCGTTCGCGCGGAAAGCGGGCATCTGCCGGATGTGCTCTCCTACCTGCAGCGCACCTGGGAATCCACCGCCATCAACGCACCTTTCACCTACAGCTTTCTGGATCAGCGGTTCGAACAGCTCTACCGGACGGACGAGCGACTCGGGGAGATCTTCGGCTATTTCGCCGGCTTCGCCATCTTTATCGCCTGCCTCGGCCTGTTCGGGCTCGCCACCTTCACGGCCGAGCAGCGGATCAAGGAAGTGGGCGTGCGGAAGGTCCTGGGCGCATCCGTCGGCAGCATCGTCGGCCTGCTCTCGAAAGACTTCCTCAAGCTGGTCGGCATCGCGTTCGCCATCGCCGTGCCGCTGGCCTACTTCAGCATGCAGCGCTGGCTGGCGGGCTTCGCCTACCACGCCGAGATGGGCGCCGGCCTCTTCCTGATCACCGGCGCGCTCGTCGTGGGCATCGCGCTGGCGACGGTCAGCTACCATGCCGTACGCGCCGCCCTCGCCGACCCGGTGGAGAGCCTGCGCTGCGAATGA
- a CDS encoding serine hydrolase, whose amino-acid sequence MPRVIRFFPGLFFLAVQLLSAQPAVKLAAGDRIAAEIEAEATHRYLVDLKDGQFVSGAVDQQTVDVVVAVYDPSDVLIGTFDESAWGPEDVVFETSRAGDYRIEVSGFKQATGRYVVRYPQVGPIAATPEEQVDRLMASYGEETPGGVVAVVEGGRLRFAKGYGMADLEFGAPNTPATPFHMASVSKQFTGFAIVLLAQQGKLSLDDDVRTYLPDLHDFGVPITLRQLLNHTSGLRDQWNLWTLGGGRMDDVIRQEDLYRLIVRQRELNFRPGDEHLYCNTGFMLLTRVAEAVTGEAFGDWMRTNVFDPLGMASTQIYDDHERIVHGRAYSYHYANGGLKKSVLSYANAGATSLFTTAEDLARWIRNFHTGEVGGLQAFATMQERGVLNSGDTLDYALGIVVDRYKGLRRLQHGGADAGYRTMLTYFPDLDAGVIVLGNLASFRAGSLADQVADAFFADRFTADGPPAPTSPSAVALPPERLARYAGTYMNAAGGTVIVGQDGDRLTAGIDGAFPIALAARSASDFDAVGREGRIVFQIAPDGGVTGLTVRRQGATDYHRQRPWEPAADDLQAFAGRYYSPELETFYTVGVSDGKLMAQHIRHGEFPLTVREQDVFSSTLWFFGVAAFERDSAGVVTGMRVSNGRVRHLLFEKID is encoded by the coding sequence ATGCCTCGCGTCATTCGGTTCTTTCCCGGCCTGTTTTTTCTGGCGGTGCAATTATTGTCCGCCCAGCCGGCAGTAAAACTGGCGGCCGGCGACCGCATCGCCGCCGAAATCGAGGCCGAGGCGACCCATCGCTATCTCGTCGATCTGAAGGACGGTCAATTCGTTTCCGGTGCGGTGGATCAGCAGACGGTCGATGTCGTCGTCGCCGTCTACGATCCGTCGGACGTCCTGATCGGCACGTTCGACGAGTCGGCGTGGGGGCCGGAAGACGTTGTGTTCGAGACGTCGCGCGCCGGCGACTACCGCATCGAGGTCAGCGGGTTTAAGCAGGCGACGGGGCGGTATGTCGTGCGGTATCCGCAGGTCGGGCCGATCGCCGCGACGCCCGAAGAGCAGGTAGACCGCCTCATGGCATCCTACGGCGAAGAAACGCCCGGCGGCGTGGTGGCCGTGGTGGAGGGCGGCCGCCTGCGGTTCGCGAAAGGCTATGGCATGGCGGACCTCGAGTTCGGGGCGCCCAACACGCCGGCCACGCCGTTCCACATGGCCTCGGTATCGAAGCAGTTCACCGGCTTCGCCATCGTGCTGCTGGCGCAGCAGGGCAAGCTGTCGCTGGACGACGATGTGCGCACGTACCTGCCCGACCTGCACGACTTCGGCGTCCCCATCACCCTCCGGCAGCTGCTCAACCACACCAGCGGCCTGCGCGACCAGTGGAACCTGTGGACGCTCGGCGGCGGCCGCATGGACGATGTCATCCGACAGGAGGACCTCTACCGGCTCATCGTCCGACAGCGCGAACTCAACTTCCGGCCGGGCGACGAACACCTGTACTGCAACACGGGCTTCATGCTTCTCACCCGGGTGGCGGAGGCCGTGACCGGCGAGGCCTTCGGCGACTGGATGCGAACGAACGTGTTCGATCCGCTCGGCATGGCGTCGACCCAGATCTACGACGACCACGAACGGATCGTCCACGGACGCGCCTACTCGTACCACTATGCGAATGGCGGACTGAAAAAATCGGTCCTCAGCTATGCGAATGCCGGCGCCACGAGCCTGTTCACCACGGCGGAAGACCTCGCGCGATGGATCCGCAACTTCCACACCGGCGAGGTGGGCGGTCTCCAGGCCTTCGCCACGATGCAGGAACGCGGCGTGCTCAACAGCGGCGACACGCTCGACTATGCCCTGGGTATCGTCGTCGATCGTTACAAGGGGCTGCGCCGCCTGCAGCACGGGGGAGCGGACGCCGGCTACCGGACCATGCTGACGTATTTTCCCGATCTCGACGCCGGCGTGATCGTGCTCGGCAATCTCGCTTCCTTCCGCGCCGGAAGCCTGGCGGATCAAGTCGCCGACGCCTTTTTTGCGGATCGCTTTACCGCCGACGGCCCGCCGGCGCCGACTTCGCCGTCCGCGGTGGCGCTGCCGCCCGAACGGCTGGCCCGCTATGCCGGCACCTATATGAACGCCGCGGGCGGCACCGTGATCGTCGGGCAGGATGGCGATCGCCTGACCGCCGGGATCGACGGCGCGTTTCCGATCGCGCTGGCCGCGCGGTCGGCGTCGGACTTCGACGCCGTTGGCCGGGAGGGCCGCATCGTCTTCCAGATCGCCCCGGACGGCGGCGTGACAGGACTCACCGTGCGCCGGCAAGGGGCGACCGACTACCACCGTCAGCGCCCGTGGGAGCCTGCGGCGGACGACCTCCAGGCGTTCGCCGGGCGCTACTACAGCCCGGAGCTTGAGACGTTTTACACCGTGGGCGTGTCAGACGGCAAGCTGATGGCGCAGCACATCCGGCACGGCGAGTTCCCGTTGACGGTGCGCGAACAGGATGTGTTTTCGAGCACCCTCTGGTTCTTCGGCGTCGCGGCGTTTGAGCGGGATTCGGCCGGCGTCGTCACCGGCATGCGGGTTTCCAACGGCCGGGTGCGGCATCTTCTGTTTGAAAAAATCGACTGA
- a CDS encoding tetratricopeptide repeat protein, producing the protein MPRTLLLLLALALTPGLAAAQDDVATSRTRLNQAKNVLKSRDYDRAVVLLEDGLAQATTERDAELQASYEFQLGLTFQQRALKAQSAGDVARAVTHYERYLVLQPNSGSALNNLAQLYLDTGRPADAEARYKEAIALDDDYRGFYALNLANLLRDQGRPKEAARYYQLALDERPDMPEAIEGLNAVYAEADVPALITHIWRQIDNRREIGAALAALQTLTRLYSPGATDPAMLRQKAELLTCVVVSLSRARLGPPLLDEQTDRPADQREIARLLRGLADDGDVGAGVREVIDAFTALPELDASNTSWWADKGDPDMDPKEGWWPRDGYRILLRGLGDWHRHLGDDASAETFYLYALQLTQQTDREPDLEALVNLSELYVEQGQIDRVRQMTEQYGVRLFQGKGAAYKKSDYRKIYAYHRTLGILYATIGVWGDNNTVASAIFQLEHALDVRVEYNERIARRDALPRVSLDARLVTFLAQGYEELGNPGRANATRLRYAEQMEEEGDRAGAVRLLRAIDQTALNPRQTRQYAALRNRLTQNQ; encoded by the coding sequence ATGCCGCGAACCCTCTTGCTCCTGCTCGCCCTCGCCCTCACCCCCGGCCTCGCCGCCGCGCAGGATGACGTGGCGACCTCCCGGACCCGGCTGAACCAGGCGAAAAACGTCCTCAAGAGCCGCGATTACGACCGCGCCGTCGTGCTGCTGGAGGACGGGCTCGCGCAGGCCACGACCGAACGCGACGCCGAACTGCAGGCCTCGTACGAATTCCAGCTCGGCCTCACGTTCCAGCAGCGCGCGTTGAAGGCCCAGAGCGCCGGCGACGTCGCGCGCGCCGTCACCCACTACGAACGCTACCTCGTGCTCCAGCCCAATTCGGGGAGCGCGCTCAACAACCTCGCCCAGCTGTACCTCGACACCGGCCGGCCCGCCGACGCCGAGGCGCGGTACAAAGAGGCCATCGCGCTGGACGACGACTACCGGGGCTTCTACGCGCTCAATCTCGCCAACCTGCTCCGCGACCAGGGGCGCCCGAAGGAGGCGGCCCGGTATTACCAGCTGGCGCTCGACGAGCGGCCCGACATGCCCGAGGCCATCGAGGGCCTCAACGCCGTCTACGCCGAGGCCGACGTGCCGGCGCTGATCACCCACATCTGGCGTCAGATCGACAACCGGCGCGAGATCGGCGCCGCCCTCGCCGCCCTGCAGACGCTGACCCGCCTGTATTCGCCCGGCGCGACCGATCCGGCGATGCTGCGGCAGAAAGCCGAACTCCTCACCTGCGTCGTGGTCAGCCTCAGCCGCGCGCGGCTGGGCCCGCCCCTGCTCGACGAGCAAACCGACAGACCGGCCGACCAGCGCGAGATCGCCCGGCTCCTGCGCGGCCTGGCGGACGACGGCGACGTGGGCGCCGGCGTGCGCGAGGTGATCGACGCCTTCACCGCCCTGCCCGAACTCGACGCCAGCAATACGTCCTGGTGGGCCGACAAAGGCGACCCGGACATGGACCCGAAAGAGGGCTGGTGGCCGCGCGACGGCTACCGCATCCTCCTGCGCGGCCTCGGCGACTGGCACCGGCATCTCGGCGACGACGCAAGCGCCGAAACGTTCTACCTGTACGCCCTCCAGCTCACGCAACAAACGGACCGCGAGCCCGATCTCGAAGCGCTCGTGAATCTCTCCGAGCTGTATGTCGAACAGGGTCAGATCGACCGGGTCCGCCAGATGACCGAGCAATACGGCGTGCGGCTGTTCCAGGGCAAAGGCGCGGCGTACAAGAAGTCGGACTACCGGAAGATCTACGCCTATCACCGCACCCTCGGTATCCTGTACGCCACCATCGGCGTGTGGGGTGACAACAACACCGTGGCCTCCGCCATCTTCCAGCTCGAACACGCGCTCGACGTCCGCGTGGAGTACAACGAACGCATCGCGCGGCGCGACGCGCTCCCCCGCGTCTCGCTCGACGCGCGGCTCGTTACCTTCCTGGCGCAGGGGTATGAGGAACTGGGCAACCCCGGTCGCGCCAATGCCACGCGGCTTCGGTATGCCGAACAGATGGAGGAGGAAGGCGACCGCGCCGGCGCCGTGCGGCTGCTCCGCGCCATCGATCAGACCGCCCTGAACCCGCGGCAAACCCGGCAATATGCGGCGCTCCGCAACCGGCTCACGCAAAACCAGTAG
- a CDS encoding pitrilysin family protein — MKRACLLLAAGLLCLPASAQDIDVPYTQFTLDNGLNVIVHEDHSTPFVSVNMWYHVGSGSEKTGRTGFAHLFEHIMFEGSGHVPEGKFDEWLEAAGGNNNGSTTGDRTNYYEDVPSNALELALFLESDRMGFLLDAMSPEKVDGQRDVVKNERRQSYENRPYGLAFPTLGEALYPADHPYHWPTIGYMDDLSAASYEDVVDFFKRYYGPNNASLSIAGDVTAEEARAAVEKWFGDVPGSETVTPIDAPPAFLDQEKRILLEDDVQLPRLYMAWLTPPAFEPGDAEMSLLADIFAGGKNARLYNRLVYDLQIAQDVFAFQDANSLSSAFYIVATARPGVSLSELQEVIQEEIDRIKTEPPTERELGRAVNQYESQFLNALQSIGGFRGKAEQLNSYYYYTRNPDYFNEDLARFKAVRPNDIQAMARSFLKDDARVVLGVVPEGATDLAPQLLPAGR; from the coding sequence ATGAAGAGAGCCTGTTTGCTGCTGGCCGCCGGATTGCTCTGCCTTCCGGCCTCGGCCCAGGACATCGATGTCCCCTACACCCAGTTCACGCTCGACAACGGCCTCAACGTGATCGTTCACGAGGACCACTCGACGCCGTTCGTCAGCGTCAACATGTGGTACCACGTGGGCTCGGGGAGCGAGAAGACCGGCCGCACCGGCTTCGCCCACCTGTTCGAGCACATCATGTTCGAGGGCTCCGGACACGTGCCCGAGGGCAAGTTCGACGAGTGGTTGGAGGCCGCCGGCGGCAACAACAACGGCTCGACCACCGGCGACCGCACGAACTACTATGAGGACGTGCCCAGCAACGCACTCGAGCTGGCGCTCTTCCTCGAGTCCGACCGCATGGGCTTTCTGCTCGACGCGATGTCGCCCGAAAAGGTGGATGGCCAGCGCGACGTCGTGAAAAACGAGCGCCGGCAGTCGTACGAAAACCGCCCCTACGGGCTCGCCTTCCCGACGCTCGGCGAGGCCCTCTACCCGGCCGATCACCCCTACCACTGGCCGACCATCGGCTATATGGACGACCTCTCGGCGGCGAGCTATGAGGACGTGGTCGATTTCTTCAAGCGGTATTACGGCCCCAACAACGCGAGCCTCTCCATCGCCGGCGACGTCACCGCCGAGGAGGCCCGCGCGGCGGTCGAGAAATGGTTCGGGGATGTCCCGGGGTCCGAAACCGTGACGCCGATCGACGCCCCGCCGGCGTTCCTGGATCAGGAAAAACGGATCCTGCTCGAGGATGACGTGCAGCTTCCGCGTCTGTACATGGCGTGGTTGACGCCGCCGGCCTTCGAGCCCGGCGACGCCGAGATGTCGCTGCTGGCGGATATCTTCGCCGGCGGCAAAAACGCCCGCCTCTACAACCGCCTCGTGTACGACCTCCAGATCGCGCAGGATGTCTTCGCCTTCCAGGACGCGAACAGCCTGTCGTCGGCCTTTTACATCGTGGCCACCGCGCGCCCCGGCGTATCGCTGAGCGAGCTGCAGGAGGTGATCCAGGAAGAGATCGACCGGATCAAGACCGAGCCGCCCACCGAACGCGAACTGGGCCGCGCCGTGAACCAGTACGAGTCGCAGTTCCTGAACGCCCTCCAGTCCATCGGCGGGTTTCGTGGGAAAGCCGAGCAGCTCAACAGCTATTACTACTACACGCGGAATCCCGACTATTTCAACGAGGACCTGGCCCGTTTCAAGGCCGTACGCCCCAACGACATCCAGGCCATGGCCCGCTCGTTCCTGAAGGACGACGCCCGCGTCGTCCTCGGCGTCGTCCCCGAGGGCGCCACCGACCTCGCCCCCCAGCTCCTCCCAGCCGGCCGCTAG
- a CDS encoding pitrilysin family protein, giving the protein MKRILAAIALLLLAPAALAQVDRSTPPIPGAPPMLEAPEIVRFTLGNGLAVVMVEKHQVPVVQLTLMVRAGAVDDPAGKTGLASLTLDMMDEGAGGMDALELADAVDFLGASLSTGAGLHTASVDLFTPLSKLNDALRLMADVALRPNFDAAELERMRIDRLTDLVQAHDEPNAIALAQFNKTLFGDGHPYGTRTAGTEASLRGFTTEDLAAFHKTYFNPANATLIIAGDVTQASIQPALETAFGGWQAGSNPTATVAPAKQVKGRTIYLVDKPGSAQSIIRIGRIGAARDTDDYYALTVLNTILGGSFTSRLNQNLREDKGYTYGAGSRFSFLPVPGPFLATAAVQTDVTGPALTEFMKELRGIRNPIPAEELERAKNYEALQYPQAFQTVGDVAGELEDMTAYHLPADHFATYQRRILAVTGADVQRVAKKYVDPDNLAIIVVGDREVIEQQIKDLKLGKIEYLSVEDVLGPVPAMDGGME; this is encoded by the coding sequence ATGAAACGCATCCTCGCCGCTATCGCGCTCCTTCTCCTGGCCCCTGCCGCCCTCGCGCAGGTCGACCGCTCGACGCCGCCCATCCCCGGAGCGCCTCCGATGCTCGAGGCGCCGGAGATCGTCCGCTTCACGCTGGGCAACGGCCTGGCCGTGGTGATGGTCGAGAAGCACCAGGTCCCCGTCGTCCAGCTGACGCTGATGGTGCGCGCCGGCGCGGTAGACGACCCGGCCGGCAAGACCGGCCTCGCCAGCCTCACGCTCGACATGATGGATGAAGGCGCCGGCGGGATGGACGCGCTCGAACTGGCCGACGCCGTCGACTTCCTCGGCGCCTCGCTGTCGACCGGCGCCGGCCTGCATACGGCCTCCGTCGACCTCTTCACGCCCCTCTCCAAGCTCAACGACGCGCTCCGCCTGATGGCCGATGTCGCCCTGCGCCCGAACTTCGACGCCGCCGAGCTGGAGCGGATGCGCATCGACCGGCTCACCGACCTCGTCCAGGCGCACGACGAGCCCAACGCCATCGCCCTGGCCCAGTTCAACAAGACCCTCTTCGGCGACGGCCACCCCTACGGCACGCGCACCGCCGGCACGGAGGCCAGCCTGCGCGGCTTCACGACGGAAGATCTCGCCGCGTTCCATAAAACCTACTTTAACCCCGCCAACGCGACGCTGATCATCGCCGGCGACGTCACCCAGGCCAGCATCCAGCCGGCGCTGGAGACGGCGTTCGGCGGCTGGCAGGCCGGCTCGAACCCGACGGCGACGGTCGCGCCGGCGAAGCAGGTGAAGGGCCGGACGATCTACCTCGTGGACAAGCCCGGCTCGGCGCAATCCATCATCCGCATCGGCCGCATCGGCGCGGCGCGGGATACCGACGACTACTACGCCCTGACGGTCCTCAACACGATCCTCGGCGGCTCGTTCACCTCCCGCCTCAACCAGAACCTGCGCGAGGACAAGGGCTACACCTACGGGGCCGGCTCGCGCTTCAGCTTCCTCCCGGTGCCGGGTCCGTTCCTCGCCACGGCGGCCGTGCAGACCGACGTCACCGGGCCGGCGCTCACCGAGTTCATGAAGGAGCTGCGCGGCATCCGCAATCCGATCCCGGCCGAAGAGCTGGAACGCGCCAAGAACTACGAGGCGCTGCAATACCCGCAGGCGTTCCAGACCGTCGGCGACGTGGCCGGCGAACTGGAAGACATGACCGCCTACCACCTGCCGGCGGACCACTTCGCCACCTACCAGCGGCGCATCCTCGCCGTCACCGGCGCCGACGTGCAGCGCGTGGCGAAAAAATACGTGGACCCGGACAACCTCGCGATCATCGTCGTGGGCGACCGGGAAGTCATCGAGCAGCAGATCAAGGACCTGAAGCTCGGCAAGATCGAGTACCTGTCGGTGGAGGATGTGCTGGGTCCGGTGCCGGCGATGGATGGGGGGATGGAGTAA